In Aliamphritea ceti, a single window of DNA contains:
- a CDS encoding carboxymuconolactone decarboxylase family protein, producing the protein MSTFTFHTLESAPEQSKPLLEKSLQAFGMIPGLHAVMAESPVLLKSYQLLHELFQATSFDAEELTVVWQTINVEHECHYCVPAHTGIAHMMKVDPALTDALRNGAPMPTTKLQALQDTTLAMLRKRGRLSEEEITTFYEAGYAQQQLLEITLGMAQKVMSNYVNHFADTPLDKPFVQFSWTKNS; encoded by the coding sequence ATGAGTACTTTTACCTTTCATACCCTTGAATCAGCCCCAGAACAGAGTAAACCGCTACTGGAGAAATCTCTGCAAGCTTTCGGCATGATCCCGGGCCTTCACGCGGTAATGGCCGAATCCCCTGTACTACTAAAAAGCTACCAACTATTACATGAGCTATTTCAAGCCACCTCGTTTGATGCCGAAGAATTAACCGTGGTCTGGCAGACCATCAATGTCGAGCATGAATGCCACTACTGTGTTCCCGCTCACACTGGCATTGCCCACATGATGAAAGTGGATCCTGCTCTAACTGATGCCCTAAGAAACGGTGCCCCAATGCCGACAACAAAACTACAGGCACTCCAGGATACGACGCTGGCTATGCTACGAAAACGTGGCAGGTTGTCTGAAGAGGAGATAACAACATTTTATGAAGCAGGCTACGCCCAGCAACAACTACTGGAAATCACACTAGGTATGGCTCAAAAAGTGATGAGTAATTACGTCAACCATTTCGCAGATACACCATTGGATAAGCCATTTGTACAATTCTCCTGGACAAAGAATAGTTAA
- a CDS encoding GGDEF domain-containing protein — protein sequence MLSIRFKLISALTLTCLLVGATVMFATPHMVKHEMLEGALRKQAVAYQQSISHYIQEQNSWGTAADARAFSASPDNQLAEQAAGISPHPIEVALFDQNGHVIIPGAGFRIGDSVNIKDLDEPESIQMNNQTVAYAIADGELPLSDNEKQFIHALEETLLFSIFAALAAILPLGIWGANRMANSLQHLTSAVNRMAEGHLEQQVPVNSRDEIGQLSQSFNSMNDQLVKTYRQLEESRALIARQAEKMKELSIRDELTGLYNRRFFNEEASSTQAAAISHQAPFTLVLGDVDHFKKINDNYSHATGDAVLQKIAEILQREIRATDLLARYGGEEIVLALPNTGPHKASEIINRIRQHIEDHPWHEIAENLQVTMSFGIADDYSDKQLEKQLDLADMQLYRAKNEGRNRVCSLAEIAA from the coding sequence ATGCTGTCTATTCGCTTCAAACTCATCAGTGCTCTTACACTCACCTGCCTCCTGGTCGGCGCGACTGTAATGTTTGCCACACCTCACATGGTTAAGCATGAAATGCTGGAAGGTGCATTACGAAAACAAGCAGTGGCCTACCAACAATCAATTTCGCATTACATCCAGGAACAAAACTCCTGGGGTACTGCTGCAGATGCCCGCGCATTCTCTGCTTCACCTGACAATCAACTTGCAGAGCAAGCCGCCGGAATATCTCCACATCCAATAGAAGTTGCTCTCTTTGACCAAAATGGCCACGTCATTATTCCCGGTGCAGGGTTCAGGATTGGCGACTCAGTCAACATCAAAGATCTGGATGAACCTGAAAGCATTCAGATGAATAACCAAACCGTTGCCTACGCTATCGCTGATGGTGAACTCCCTCTGTCAGACAATGAGAAGCAGTTTATTCATGCGCTTGAAGAAACCCTGCTGTTTTCAATATTTGCAGCCTTAGCAGCGATACTCCCCTTAGGTATTTGGGGTGCCAACCGAATGGCCAACTCATTGCAGCACCTTACAAGTGCAGTTAACCGGATGGCTGAAGGTCATCTCGAACAACAGGTACCGGTGAACTCCAGAGACGAAATCGGCCAGCTTTCCCAATCATTCAACAGCATGAATGATCAACTGGTTAAAACCTACAGACAACTGGAAGAATCCCGGGCCCTTATTGCCAGGCAAGCCGAGAAAATGAAAGAACTGAGCATCCGGGATGAACTGACAGGCCTGTATAACCGACGTTTTTTCAATGAAGAGGCCAGTTCAACACAGGCAGCAGCTATCAGCCATCAGGCGCCTTTTACCCTGGTTCTTGGGGATGTTGATCACTTCAAAAAAATCAACGATAACTACTCCCACGCAACCGGTGATGCGGTCCTCCAGAAAATCGCTGAAATTCTCCAGAGAGAAATCCGCGCCACTGACCTTCTCGCCCGCTATGGCGGTGAAGAAATAGTACTGGCCCTGCCAAATACCGGTCCGCATAAAGCATCTGAAATAATTAATCGCATACGCCAGCACATCGAAGATCATCCCTGGCATGAGATTGCCGAAAACCTGCAAGTAACCATGAGCTTTGGTATTGCTGACGACTATTCTGATAAGCAGTTAGAAAAACAGCTGGATCTGGCTGATATGCAGCTATACCGGGCAAAAAATGAGGGCCGTAACCGGGTATGCTCATTAGCCGAGATCGCTGCCTGA
- a CDS encoding TetR/AcrR family transcriptional regulator codes for MVVTTKYDRQDAIERATDLFWEKGFHATSMRNIQQAIDMRPGSIYASFGSKDGLFKETLQYYAHNTQERIQAYVEAAESPLKGLKLFIQDSVIGCQESTPSGMCMLVKTVSELTQDNADLLAEAKLLIREIEATFAEVLVQAQACGELDQAGVPERMARYLQVHLMGLRAYVRANDGDDQISELIDDMFENLG; via the coding sequence ATGGTAGTAACTACAAAATATGATCGTCAGGATGCAATTGAGAGGGCGACAGATCTGTTTTGGGAAAAGGGCTTTCATGCAACGTCCATGCGTAATATTCAGCAAGCTATCGATATGCGCCCAGGAAGTATCTATGCCAGCTTCGGTAGCAAGGATGGTCTGTTTAAAGAGACTTTGCAGTATTACGCTCATAATACCCAGGAACGGATACAAGCTTATGTAGAGGCGGCAGAGTCGCCGCTTAAAGGGCTAAAACTGTTTATTCAAGATTCTGTTATTGGCTGTCAAGAGTCGACACCAAGTGGTATGTGCATGCTTGTTAAAACTGTCTCAGAACTGACTCAGGACAATGCTGATTTATTAGCCGAGGCAAAATTGCTGATTAGAGAGATTGAAGCAACTTTTGCTGAAGTACTAGTACAGGCTCAAGCATGCGGAGAGTTGGATCAGGCTGGAGTTCCAGAGCGAATGGCGCGCTACCTGCAAGTGCACCTTATGGGGCTACGTGCTTACGTTCGGGCTAACGATGGTGACGACCAGATAAGCGAACTGATCGATGATATGTTTGAGAATTTAGGCTAA
- a CDS encoding DinI-like family protein codes for MLIEMTVNKMYLPDGGFEKLDTEMKRRLSKAYPTAHVFLRQGHSFQLSVIGAAKPVKTSISYMLEEMFEESCEWLQE; via the coding sequence ATGCTTATAGAAATGACAGTAAACAAAATGTATCTGCCTGATGGTGGTTTTGAAAAGCTGGATACAGAAATGAAACGCAGGCTATCCAAAGCCTATCCAACTGCCCATGTATTCCTGCGCCAGGGACATAGCTTTCAATTGTCGGTCATAGGGGCAGCTAAACCGGTAAAAACCTCAATAAGCTATATGCTTGAAGAAATGTTTGAAGAATCCTGTGAATGGCTGCAGGAATAA
- a CDS encoding helix-turn-helix domain-containing protein has product MTNNLAVNLRTLCSYYSSISQVTKLAKINRQQFNKYLGGQSSPSLSSLRKINDFFGLEEDELFLPPEEFKQLVNHKPRVAQPDTGAQPLQELFNSAMQSSDKSQEILKPYHGLYHDYYCSPSNPGKVLRALISVYEKDNVTLTKSIERLPYKDKDKTRHFNVRYHGFVQAIRDRLVFTDIETLTLNNWGQRIYYPANRTRIDLLPGLTMAISGGLDHRPFCSHAVLEKIDDGVSMKQALQQCSLFSIDSPEIRDDIKEKLHLESYNDKTFMTANG; this is encoded by the coding sequence GTGACAAATAATCTGGCAGTTAATTTACGTACCTTGTGCTCATACTATTCTTCAATATCCCAGGTAACTAAGCTGGCCAAGATCAACCGCCAGCAATTCAATAAATACCTCGGTGGACAAAGTAGCCCTTCGCTTAGCAGTTTGCGTAAAATTAATGATTTTTTTGGGCTCGAAGAAGACGAGCTGTTTTTGCCACCCGAAGAATTCAAGCAACTGGTAAACCATAAGCCTCGTGTCGCGCAACCGGATACCGGTGCTCAGCCACTGCAGGAGCTGTTCAACAGTGCAATGCAAAGCTCAGATAAGTCCCAGGAAATCCTCAAGCCTTATCATGGCCTCTATCATGACTATTACTGCTCACCATCTAACCCAGGCAAAGTCTTACGGGCTCTGATCAGTGTTTACGAGAAAGATAACGTCACCCTGACTAAATCTATCGAGCGCCTACCCTACAAAGACAAAGACAAAACCCGTCACTTTAATGTTCGCTACCATGGTTTCGTTCAGGCAATTCGTGACCGCTTAGTCTTTACCGATATTGAAACCCTGACGCTGAATAACTGGGGGCAACGTATTTATTACCCTGCCAATCGCACCCGTATTGATCTGCTCCCCGGGCTGACAATGGCAATCTCAGGTGGTTTAGATCACCGGCCATTTTGTTCCCATGCCGTGTTAGAAAAAATTGATGACGGTGTCAGCATGAAGCAGGCTTTGCAGCAGTGCAGCCTGTTCTCTATCGATAGCCCGGAAATCCGTGACGACATCAAAGAAAAGCTGCATTTAGAAAGCTACAACGACAAGACATTTATGACGGCTAATGGCTGA
- a CDS encoding M81 family metallopeptidase, whose amino-acid sequence MRIAVASFQHETNTFSPRPTEFADYLQVDSWPGLLLGDEVCEVLAGLNIASEGFMQAARQRGHSIVPVNWCSAEPGGKVTDLTFEKIMQLLLDGLHQAGPLDAIFLDLHGAMVSESYDDGEGEVLRRIRAVFGNDLPIVASLDFHANLSEAFVEQINGMAVYRTYPHLDMAETGARCVNLLEQQQNQQLGCKAFIQIPYLIPLSSQHTGSAPNVALFAKLAELEALEGISNIEFAMGFPPADIPDSGASITVFGSNQQQVDAVCQRFYAEVMQAEALFTDNLMTTSQALNLARSLQSSTPVVLADVQDNSGAGASSDTTGVLADLVAGEAQKTVIAVLADASAAEAAHRAGVGATVELALGGRSGVAGLGPYQSQFEILAIADGNFTCIGEMYIGCEVKIGPMALLRVATANCDVQIIVSSERYACTDLAVYSHLGIDPLDYALLVVKSTVHYRAAFEPISEHILSVAAPGIHPCQLSKLDYQKLRSHVRLGPSGPTYIAASGL is encoded by the coding sequence ATGCGTATAGCTGTCGCCAGCTTCCAGCACGAAACGAATACGTTCTCGCCACGGCCTACTGAGTTTGCTGATTATCTGCAGGTAGATAGCTGGCCGGGTCTGTTACTGGGAGATGAGGTCTGTGAAGTACTGGCTGGTCTGAATATTGCCAGCGAAGGTTTTATGCAGGCAGCGCGGCAACGTGGCCACAGCATCGTGCCGGTTAACTGGTGTTCCGCGGAACCCGGCGGCAAGGTAACCGATTTAACCTTTGAAAAAATTATGCAATTGCTGCTCGATGGCCTGCATCAGGCTGGGCCATTAGATGCAATCTTTCTTGATCTGCATGGCGCTATGGTTAGCGAAAGCTATGATGACGGCGAAGGCGAAGTCTTGCGACGTATCCGGGCAGTGTTTGGCAATGACTTACCGATCGTTGCCAGCCTGGATTTTCATGCCAACCTCAGTGAAGCTTTTGTCGAACAGATTAATGGTATGGCGGTATACCGGACGTATCCTCATCTGGATATGGCTGAGACGGGTGCCCGATGCGTCAATTTGCTGGAGCAACAACAAAACCAGCAGTTAGGCTGTAAAGCCTTTATTCAAATCCCTTATTTAATTCCTTTATCTTCGCAGCATACAGGCTCTGCGCCGAATGTTGCCTTGTTCGCCAAACTGGCTGAGCTGGAAGCCTTAGAGGGCATCAGCAATATCGAGTTTGCGATGGGTTTCCCTCCGGCAGACATCCCGGACAGTGGCGCAAGTATCACTGTATTTGGCAGTAATCAGCAGCAGGTTGATGCGGTATGTCAGCGCTTTTATGCAGAGGTGATGCAAGCTGAAGCGCTGTTTACCGACAATCTTATGACAACGTCTCAGGCACTGAATCTGGCCCGCAGCTTACAGAGTTCAACACCAGTGGTGTTAGCCGATGTTCAGGACAACTCAGGCGCAGGGGCCAGTTCAGATACGACTGGCGTACTGGCAGATTTAGTGGCTGGGGAAGCACAGAAAACTGTAATTGCTGTACTGGCTGACGCCAGCGCAGCAGAGGCTGCTCACCGGGCTGGTGTCGGAGCGACTGTTGAGCTGGCTCTGGGAGGCCGCAGCGGAGTGGCGGGTCTTGGCCCTTATCAAAGTCAGTTTGAAATACTGGCGATCGCCGACGGTAACTTTACCTGTATTGGTGAAATGTATATCGGCTGCGAAGTGAAGATTGGTCCGATGGCACTGTTACGTGTTGCCACCGCTAATTGCGATGTTCAGATTATTGTCAGCAGTGAGCGCTATGCCTGTACTGATCTGGCGGTGTATAGCCACTTAGGTATAGACCCGCTTGACTATGCTTTATTAGTAGTTAAAAGCACCGTGCATTATCGCGCTGCGTTTGAACCGATCAGCGAACATATTTTGTCTGTAGCTGCGCCGGGTATTCATCCTTGTCAGCTAAGCAAACTGGATTACCAGAAATTGCGCAGCCATGTACGCCTTGGACCCTCCGGGCCAACGTATATTGCCGCATCAGGCCTGTAG
- a CDS encoding ABC transporter substrate-binding protein has product MLKITRLFVLSFLLTGFFVQAAPEKNTIRVALNDLPGVDMLPALIAIERTKEKGIDVKVSYMLSEGMALRSIVNQHADVGMGTPYQKIQQDKAPIRMFYQLSMLRFHPVIDTRYYKSWSELDGVEMYSHGEGSGTEALVNMMAQKHGIKYSKMIYLPGSGVRTNAMLNGRIHATVVDTERKNRLLSMPDSPFQVLPIPNINASDEALYAHETFLKTHQNELKTLTAELLSVWQALNSNPAFVLQQRNKYALLPDLKDDQILQYMQEMIAESTFPNDGGQKTAFQSDLDFYGTAGTISEPETQQESQYWNFSLIPQLDAK; this is encoded by the coding sequence ATGTTGAAAATAACTAGGTTGTTCGTACTGTCATTTTTACTGACAGGATTCTTTGTTCAGGCTGCACCAGAAAAGAACACAATCCGGGTCGCACTCAATGATCTGCCTGGTGTTGATATGCTGCCCGCCCTTATTGCCATCGAACGAACCAAAGAGAAAGGCATAGATGTCAAAGTCAGTTACATGCTCTCTGAAGGCATGGCACTTCGCAGTATAGTTAACCAGCATGCCGACGTAGGCATGGGTACTCCGTACCAAAAAATCCAACAAGACAAAGCCCCTATCCGGATGTTTTATCAGCTGAGCATGCTGCGCTTCCATCCGGTTATCGATACCCGCTATTACAAAAGCTGGAGCGAGCTCGATGGTGTGGAAATGTATTCCCACGGCGAAGGCTCCGGAACTGAAGCACTCGTCAACATGATGGCGCAAAAGCACGGTATCAAATACAGCAAAATGATTTACCTGCCAGGGTCTGGCGTGCGTACTAACGCCATGTTGAATGGCCGGATTCACGCCACTGTGGTCGATACCGAGCGCAAGAACAGACTGTTATCGATGCCCGACTCACCCTTTCAGGTATTGCCAATTCCCAACATTAACGCATCGGATGAGGCCTTATATGCCCACGAAACATTTCTTAAGACCCATCAAAATGAATTGAAAACACTCACCGCTGAGTTGCTGTCTGTATGGCAGGCCCTAAACAGCAATCCAGCTTTTGTGCTTCAGCAACGCAACAAATACGCGTTGCTACCCGACCTGAAAGACGATCAGATTTTGCAATATATGCAGGAAATGATCGCTGAAAGCACCTTCCCTAACGATGGCGGGCAGAAAACAGCTTTTCAGTCTGATCTGGATTTCTATGGTACAGCCGGCACAATCAGCGAACCTGAGACGCAACAGGAATCCCAGTACTGGAATTTCTCATTAATCCCTCAGTTAGACGCTAAGTAA
- a CDS encoding cytochrome-c peroxidase — protein sequence MKRNLLSHRVIWIPLIWILILQLSLVAKLYAQEPITVVKWPAEINAEMLLGKQLFFDKMLSAKQSMSCASCHRFDHGGSIPQAKAQQNDGSFSRYNPSSIFNLSNNYPLGWEGQISSVEKQISNLMFKENIMGLSWPKLVKRLKNQPHYVRQFTQLYPDGITQTNIAVAIAQYELALTTPSPFDAYLQGNQQAISKDAVLGYELFKRYGCVSCHQGKKVGGNLLQKIGVINPYNYNNAKNTLSDLGRYNSTGEEHDRQVFRVPSLRNVADSPPYFHDGSIETLEQAVTLMGRHQLGLEISTKNVRLIIAFLSSLSGTPHPELLP from the coding sequence ATGAAACGAAATCTGCTATCTCATAGAGTCATCTGGATTCCTCTGATATGGATACTAATTTTACAGCTAAGTTTAGTTGCGAAGCTGTATGCGCAGGAACCGATCACTGTTGTTAAATGGCCAGCAGAAATCAATGCTGAGATGCTGTTAGGCAAACAACTGTTTTTCGATAAGATGCTTTCAGCAAAACAAAGTATGTCATGTGCAAGTTGTCACCGGTTTGATCATGGCGGCAGCATTCCCCAGGCAAAAGCCCAACAAAATGACGGCAGCTTCAGCCGTTACAACCCTAGCTCTATATTCAACCTTTCTAATAACTACCCACTTGGCTGGGAAGGTCAGATTTCATCGGTCGAAAAACAAATCAGTAACCTGATGTTCAAAGAAAACATCATGGGATTGAGTTGGCCTAAACTGGTTAAACGGCTAAAGAATCAACCTCATTATGTCAGGCAATTTACGCAGCTATACCCCGACGGGATCACCCAAACCAACATAGCTGTTGCCATTGCGCAATATGAACTGGCCTTAACAACACCATCACCCTTCGACGCCTATCTGCAGGGCAATCAGCAAGCTATCAGTAAAGATGCGGTACTCGGCTATGAATTATTTAAACGCTACGGCTGTGTGTCATGCCATCAGGGTAAGAAAGTTGGCGGGAACTTGTTACAAAAAATAGGTGTTATCAACCCTTACAATTACAACAATGCGAAGAATACATTAAGTGACCTCGGTCGCTACAACAGCACAGGAGAAGAACATGATCGCCAGGTGTTCCGGGTGCCTTCTTTACGCAATGTCGCAGACAGCCCACCCTACTTCCATGACGGCTCCATCGAGACACTGGAGCAAGCTGTTACTCTGATGGGGCGTCACCAGCTCGGCCTGGAAATCTCAACTAAGAATGTGCGTTTGATTATCGCTTTTCTGAGCAGCTTAAGTGGTACTCCTCATCCGGAACTGTTGCCATGA
- a CDS encoding EAL domain-containing protein — MSTSLQRKFVLPISVGAILLIICAAVTTHLGLLPDLRSQLHKRAELMLTTIRAASEINPQYQDLRLALEEITLQTSGVYGITLATLNPTIIWASSTHPDAELNKHTADMLALLESSAEQHLFGDFIQKNGDVIVVSPLRLFKKTPAQELESFADLVLPTGVEVSSAYTLQSDDYEGILYLRFNWAEVEELAYKDLVNDVLAITAAIVLMLVLSTVTVYQVILKPLNLIAQTIRSQNTGETDARTKQLTDDEIGVLGQSINEMLDALNARDKLLKAVVNHLPVGFALNDIDGKSLIRNEAYKTSYQSPSLNEEVRGSVLDKQARLQQQVISVGEAARYEEQLQSADSDRHYETTVFPVFNSKEDIEWVGTLCFDITEKKERELKLTQLYKAVESVKSGIVICLYEDPGFPIIYVNQAVTELTGYEPLELLGKNPRVFGSSSADRASLDKISHAIKTKTPCTVVIQNIRKDGTPFWNEFTLSVITDNNGKATHLVGVQNDVTERINAARKIEHLAYFDPLTNIPNRNLFNDRLTQALAEANRENKHVAVLYVDLDGFKAANDTFGHNIGDQLLKEVSLRMKQCIRDEDSLARMGGDEFTILIPNLSPEEELVNLPKVVNRIREQLSTPFEIASNIIHISGSVGISLYPKDGRTAEELLISADHAMYYAKESGKNTFRFFQPEMNRVIEKQQILESSLREAVHGKAFCLHYQPQVNLKTGAVEAEALIRCEHPALADLSPSVFIPVAEQCGLIDEIGVWVIEQACADLAGFIEDGSKINTVSINISPHQFKRHNLTEVIQRCLKQYQLAPSGLVVEITENVILDDYNTAREHLNELRDLGVSIAIDDFGTGYSSLTYLKQLPIDTLKIDQHFVQGLPENSDDVHIVKAIAGLAKGMGLNLLAEGVETEAQLAFIQDQLDCYLVQGFIISQPLDKASLKASDFYL, encoded by the coding sequence GTGAGTACTTCTCTTCAGCGCAAATTTGTATTGCCGATTTCTGTTGGGGCAATTTTGCTGATCATTTGCGCTGCGGTAACCACGCATCTTGGATTATTGCCGGACCTGCGGTCGCAACTTCATAAACGCGCCGAGCTGATGTTAACCACTATTCGTGCAGCATCAGAAATCAACCCACAATACCAGGACCTGCGTCTGGCGCTGGAAGAGATTACCTTACAGACATCCGGGGTTTACGGTATTACGTTGGCGACGCTGAATCCGACGATTATCTGGGCTTCCAGTACTCACCCGGATGCAGAGCTGAATAAGCATACCGCTGACATGCTAGCTCTACTGGAGAGTAGTGCTGAACAGCATTTATTTGGCGATTTTATTCAGAAAAATGGCGATGTCATCGTTGTTTCTCCCTTACGCTTATTTAAAAAGACACCGGCTCAGGAACTGGAGAGCTTTGCTGATCTGGTTTTGCCTACAGGGGTTGAGGTATCCAGTGCCTATACACTTCAGTCTGATGATTATGAAGGTATTTTGTATTTACGCTTTAACTGGGCGGAAGTTGAAGAGTTAGCCTACAAAGACCTGGTTAACGATGTGCTTGCTATAACAGCCGCTATTGTATTGATGCTAGTACTTTCAACTGTGACTGTTTATCAGGTAATTCTTAAACCGCTGAACCTTATTGCGCAGACAATTCGCTCGCAAAATACAGGTGAAACAGACGCCCGTACCAAGCAACTGACTGATGATGAAATAGGTGTATTAGGTCAGTCGATTAATGAAATGCTGGATGCGCTGAATGCACGGGATAAGCTGCTAAAGGCTGTCGTGAATCACCTGCCTGTCGGATTTGCACTGAATGATATCGATGGCAAAAGCCTTATCCGGAACGAAGCTTATAAAACTTCTTATCAGTCACCTTCGCTGAATGAAGAGGTCCGGGGAAGTGTTCTGGACAAGCAGGCGAGGTTGCAACAGCAGGTGATCTCTGTCGGTGAAGCTGCCAGATATGAAGAGCAACTGCAGAGCGCTGATTCAGATCGTCATTATGAAACAACAGTGTTCCCTGTATTCAATAGCAAAGAGGATATTGAATGGGTAGGGACGCTCTGTTTCGATATTACCGAAAAGAAAGAACGTGAGCTGAAACTGACTCAGCTCTACAAAGCGGTTGAATCGGTGAAAAGTGGCATTGTTATTTGCCTCTATGAAGATCCGGGTTTCCCTATTATTTATGTGAATCAGGCTGTTACAGAACTGACTGGCTATGAGCCACTGGAGTTATTGGGTAAGAACCCAAGGGTTTTCGGTTCCAGCAGCGCAGACCGGGCCAGCCTGGATAAGATCAGTCATGCGATAAAAACCAAAACGCCTTGTACTGTTGTTATTCAAAATATTCGTAAAGATGGCACGCCGTTCTGGAATGAATTCACGCTGTCGGTGATTACCGATAATAACGGCAAAGCGACCCATCTCGTCGGTGTTCAGAATGATGTGACTGAGCGCATCAATGCGGCCAGAAAAATTGAGCATCTGGCGTATTTTGATCCGTTAACAAATATCCCTAACCGGAATCTGTTTAATGACCGTCTGACACAGGCACTGGCAGAAGCAAACAGGGAAAATAAGCATGTAGCTGTCCTGTATGTGGACCTGGATGGCTTCAAAGCTGCTAATGACACTTTTGGACACAATATTGGTGATCAGCTGCTTAAAGAAGTTAGCTTGCGGATGAAGCAATGCATTAGGGATGAGGATTCTCTGGCGCGTATGGGCGGCGATGAATTCACGATTCTGATACCTAACCTCAGTCCAGAAGAAGAGCTGGTTAACCTGCCGAAAGTGGTTAACCGTATAAGAGAGCAGCTCAGTACACCGTTTGAAATTGCCAGTAATATTATCCATATTTCCGGCAGTGTCGGGATTAGCCTTTATCCGAAAGATGGGCGTACTGCCGAAGAGCTGTTGATCAGTGCTGACCATGCCATGTATTACGCGAAAGAAAGCGGCAAGAATACTTTCCGTTTCTTCCAGCCAGAAATGAATCGGGTGATTGAAAAGCAGCAGATTCTTGAGTCTTCATTGCGGGAAGCTGTACATGGCAAAGCTTTCTGTCTGCATTATCAGCCTCAGGTAAATTTGAAAACAGGCGCAGTTGAAGCTGAGGCGCTGATTCGTTGTGAGCATCCGGCTCTGGCTGATTTATCTCCGTCGGTCTTTATTCCTGTGGCTGAGCAATGCGGTTTAATTGATGAAATCGGTGTTTGGGTCATAGAACAGGCGTGTGCTGATTTAGCCGGTTTCATTGAGGATGGTTCCAAAATCAATACCGTCTCAATTAATATTTCGCCGCATCAGTTTAAGCGACATAACCTTACCGAAGTGATTCAGCGTTGCCTGAAACAATATCAGCTTGCCCCCTCCGGGCTGGTCGTGGAAATTACCGAGAATGTGATTCTCGATGATTATAATACCGCCCGTGAACATCTGAATGAGTTGCGGGATTTAGGCGTCAGTATTGCTATTGATGACTTTGGTACAGGCTATTCTTCTCTGACCTATCTGAAGCAGCTACCTATTGATACTTTAAAGATTGATCAGCACTTTGTTCAGGGCTTGCCTGAAAACTCAGATGATGTACATATCGTTAAAGCGATTGCCGGGCTGGCGAAGGGCATGGGACTTAACTTGTTAGCCGAAGGTGTGGAGACTGAAGCGCAACTGGCCTTTATTCAGGATCAGCTGGATTGTTATCTGGTGCAGGGTTTCATTATTTCTCAACCACTTGATAAAGCCAGTCTTAAAGCATCAGACTTCTATTTATAA